The Rhodopirellula halodulae genome includes the window TGATGGTGAACGAGTTTACGTGGTGGACGTGATGGGTGGGCTGGAAGCCTTGGCTTTTTCCAACGGGCAATCTGTTTGGAGGCATGAACTCGACACGGGGTTCAGTGCTTCTCCATCTTTGTATCTGCCTTCCTTGATCGGGGAAGAATCCGGGAGGATTCAAACTCTGGATGTGGGGAAAGTCGCAGACGATCCGGTTTTGAACGATTCTTGGGCAACTTGGTTGAAGAGCGAGCGACCCGTGCTCGTATCGGGTGATGTCGAAGGCAATGTGGTCGCCTGGGACCCGGCGACCGGAGATCGTCGATGGGAAGCGTTAACTGATGGAGAGATCAGTGCATCACCTTCTTTCTTTATTCATCGAAGCTTGAGCGACGAGGGGGCGGTCGTCATTCAAGTCCGTGTATTGGTCACCAGCCAAGACGGCAGCCTGTATTGCTTTGCAATGGAAGACGGCAAACTGGTTTGGAAATACGAAACGAATGACCAAATTCGCTGCGGAGCATCCGTCGGAGACGGCCAGACTTTCTTGGGTGGTTGCGACGGCGGTTTGCACGTCGTGGACTTGAGGACGGGACAGGCGATGCGTGAGCCCATTCCTCTCGGTGGGCCCACTGGCAGTACCCCCGCGATCCGTGACGGTCAGTTGTATGTACCGATCATGGACGGCGTGCTGTACGCATTTGCTCATAATTCCGATCCGGAAGAGGAGGTCTCGCCAAAATGGGAGTACCTCGATGACGAGCGAAACCAAGAGTATCGAGGAAGTGCGGCGGTTAACCAAGAATTGGTCGTGGTCGCAAGCCGAAACAAGACGGTGGACGCAATCGAACGGGAAACGGGAAGGCGTCGTTGGAGGATGACTCTGCGAAGGAGAGCGGATGCATCGCCGGTGATTGCGGGGCAGGATGTTTGGGTTGCTTCCACGGACGGTCGTTTAGTCCGGCTGGACATTGCGACCGGTGACGAAAAATGGAACTTCGAAATTCGAGGTGCCTTCATCGGCGAACCGGCCATCGTGGGGGATCGCTTGATCATTGCCGACGATGAAGGCGTCGTCCGATGTTTTGGTACTCGGTGATGACGCCGTTGGTCGAGTTTTGGAATGGGCACACCGGTTCGGTGTTTGCTGCGATTCCGTTATCCTGAATTGAATCTTTCGCATTCCAAAGAGAAATCAATGACGACTGCATCGACCCAAAGTGAGTCTCGCGAGAAAGAGCCTGAAGGCAGCAAAACAGAAGTCGGAAGCTACTTCATCAGCAACTACCCGCCTTACAGTCAGTGGAAATCAGATTCGCTCGACGACGTGAAGCAGCGGATGCAATCAGCGCCGAGCAACGAGAACCCGCTGGGACTGTACCTGCACATTCCCTTTTGTCGGAAGCGTTGCAAGTTTTGCTACTTCAAAGTTTTTACGGATGTGAATGCCGCGGAAGTGCAGCGTTATGTGGATGCACTTTGCAATGAAATTTCGATGGTGAGTCAGCTTCCTGTGATGGGCGACCGTCCCTTCCGGTTCGTCTATTTCGGAGGAGGAACCCCCAGTTTTCTCTCTCCCAAGCAACTGACCAAACTGGCCGACCGCCTTCGAGAGCACATCACTTGGGACGGTGCGGAAGAAGTCACCTTCGAATGTGAACCAGGAACGCTAAGCGAGACTAAGGTGAAAACGCTTCGCGACACGATGGGCGTGACTCGTCTCAGCTTGGGCGTGGAGAACTTCTCGGATAAGTTGCTGGAAGAAAACGGGCGAGCTCACTTGTCCAAGCAAGTCTTTGCTGCTTGGGAATGGATCGAAGCGGCACAATTTCCAAACGTCAACATTGATCTGATTGCTGGGATGGTCGGAGAGACATGGGAGAACTGGCGTGACAACATTCGCCGCACAATTGATATGTCACCGGAGAGCGTGACGATCTATCAGATGGAGTTGCCGTTCAACACGGTCTACAGCGCAGACATCCTGGGCAAGAAGATTGAAAGCCCAGTCGCAGATTGGCAGACCAAGCGAGATTGGGTGAGCTATGCGTTTGATGAGATGACATCCGCGGGCTACAAGGTCAGCAGTGCCTACACGCTGGTGAAGGACACTGGCAAAGTGAACTTCTCGTATCGCGACAATCTTTGGCGTGGTGCAGACTTGCTCGCCACCGGGATCGCCAGTTTCGGTCACGTTGCGGGGGCGCACTATCAAAACCTTCCGCACATGGAGCAGTATCTGAGCACCATCGAGGAAGGCAACTTGCCTTTGGGGCGTGGTTTCGTGCCAACCGAACGGCAAGCATTGATTCGCGAGATGATTTTGCTTTTGAAACGAGGCTATTTAGAACTGGATTACTTTCAAAACAAATTCGGAATCGACATTGTGGAAGAATGGCGATCCGTTTGGGGCGACTACGTTGAGCAGGGCCTAGCCGAGTTGCATTCTGACGAAGTGCGTTTGACACGAGAAGGTTTGTTGCGGGTGGATTCGTTGCTGCCAGCGTTCTTTGAACCTGAGCATCAAAACGTTCGTTACACATGATCGGTCCATCGGTTTGGCAGACGTCCAAACGCCGCTTGCAGATTGGCCGACGTCCGTTGGTTATGGGCATCCTCAATGTGACCCCTGACAGCTTTTCGGATGGCGGACGCTTCGTTCAAGCCACGGATTCTTTGGCAAGTCAGACACACGTTGAAAAGGTAGTGCAGGCCGCTTTGCAAATGCGGGCTGATGGGGCGGACATCATCGACATCGGTGGTGAAAGTACTCGGCCTTACAGTCAGCCTGTTGACGCGGAAACCGAGTCCGCTCGCGTCATTCCCGTGATTGAGCGATTGGTGTCAGAGTGTGATGTCCCGATCAGCATTGATACCAGCAAGGCAAGTGTCGCTAAGCAGGCGATGATCGCCGGCGCGGAGATCATCAACGATGTTACTGGATTGGAGGGTGATCCAGAGATGGCCTACGTCGCGAAAGAGTGTGAGTCGGGTGTATGTGTGATGCACATGCAGGGCACGCCCCAGACCATGCAAGATGACCCTTCGTACGAAGATGTGGTCTCCGACATCCGGCAATATCTCCAGGATCGCCTGCAGAGCTGTCTCGACTTCGAAATTGATCGAGAACGAATTTGTCTGGATCCGGGCATCGGGTTCGGTAAATCACACGACCACAACTTGGAGCTGTTGCGTGCGACTTCACAGTTCGCGTCGCTCGGAGTGCCGATATTGATCGGTCATTCCCGGAAAGGCTTCATCAAAAAAGTGCTGAAGCGAAGTGGACGCATTGACGAGGGAGAGAACGGCGATGCGAACTATGATCCTCTCGCGGGAAGTCTCGGTGTTTCACTCGCTGTCGCAGCGGCAGGAGCCCACGTCATTCGCGTGCATGATGTTGCACAAACTGTTCAGGCGATGGATTTGTTCGAGGCATCGGGCGGTCTGGGGCCGATCTAGAACCCCGTGCCGTCGCGTGGTGACGCGAAACAGCTAGAGAACTTCCTTGCCTTTCAAAAAGTAATCGTTCAAGAAGGCTTGGCGTTCGCTTGCGGAGATACTTGCGAATTGAACCATCGCGTAGAGGCGTTTTTGATCGCGCTGACGTTTCTCGCTCAGCCAATCATTGTCTCGAAACTGTTCTGGTAATTCCCCGATTAGCCGAAAACATTCTGGTTCTCGTGGTCCTGCAACAACACCATGACGGTCCAACATTGCCAGCGCCGTGTCAACTCGGTGATCATGCGGGCTCACGCGTTGTAGTTCCCTTCGTAACCAGTCGATGCCGTAAGCGATGCAGCGGTCGGAGTGGTCTTCCAATGCAAACATCAAGCGGTCATAGAATTCCGCATCGGGGTTGGCCCACTCGATGAACTGCATTTGTGTCATCAGGTCCTCCTGATCGTACAGCCAAAGGCATCTGCTGGGCTGTCCATCACGTCCCGCGCGACCGATTTCTTGATAGTACGATTCAATGGAACCCGGAGTCTCGACGTGTACGACCAAGCGGATGTCTTCTTTGTCGACCCCCATGCCAAAGGCGGGCGTCGCGAGCACCAATGGGATTTGCCCTGACATGAATTGGTTTTGAATGCGTTTTCTTTCACGGCGCGAGAGGTCGCCGTGGTAGCTGACATGTTCGACGCCGTACTCGCGAAGAAGATCGCTGAATCGTGACAGTGTTTTGATGAGGGAAAAGTACAGAATACCTCCGCCCTCAATGGCTTCTGCAGAAGAGAAAGGAGGCGAGGTGAGAGCGTCCAAGATTGCCTGTCGTTTTTCGTCCTCACCCATGACCGGTAGCACATCGATCTGCAAGTTGGGGCGGTCAATGCCTTCGTGAAATAGCTTGATTTGCTTTGGTTGGAGCCCAAGTTGCGTTGTGATGTCCGACCGGCATTCTGGGGTGGCCGTTGCCGTGAGCGCGATGGTGGTTGGATTGCCGAGTCGTTCGCGTATGTCAGCGACTCGACTGTAGTCCGGTCTGAAGTCGTGCCCCCATTGGCTCACGCAATGGGCTTCATCAACGGCGAGCAAGCGGATGTTGCGTCCGTGAATTGCCTCCTCAAATTCGGTTTTACGGAAGCGTTCAGGAGTGACATAGAGCAGTCGGTAGCGGTTGCTTTTCAGATTGTCCTGCCGCCGTAGCCGTTCTTCGCGGTCCAGTGACGAGTTGATGAAGGTCGCATCGATTCCTCGTTCGAGCAGTTGATCGACTTGGTCTTGCATCAGTGCGATCAATGGGGAGAGCACGATTGTCAGATCGGCCCCTTGGCCAAGTAAGGCAGGAATCTGAAAGCAGAGGGACTTGCCACGTCCCGTTGGCATGATGACCATGGCGTGCTCTCCGCCCAGCACATGTTGGATGACCGCGGATTGGCTCGGGCGGAACTGATTATGGCCAAAGACTGTTTGCAAAGTCGACTGTGCGTCGTCGAGGGGATGTACAGTACGTGATAGCGGTGTGGAGTCACCCATCGGCGAGGTTGTTTTAAAGAGGTACACGGTGTGGACGGGGTGAAAGTCATCTACGAAGACAACCATTTGCTCGTGGTGAACAAACCCACCAAGTTAGCGACAATGGGCGCGACGGGGCAGCCGACCTTGCATGGTCTGGCATGTGACTACCTGCGGCGGGTGTACAACAAACCAAACCGCGTGTACCTCGGCGTTGTGAGCCGGTTGGATTCCATGACGTCTGGCGTGATTGTTTTCGCCAGAACGAGCAAGGCCGCGAGTCGGCTGACGCCTCAGTTCGCCAACCATTCCGGGGATGGAGCAAAGAAAACCTACCTGGCCATTGTGGAAGGCCAAGTCCAATCGCAGGAAGGCATCTTAGAGGATGAGATGTACAAGGATGAGGCATCACACCGGATGCGAGTCGCGCCGCATCCACAGCCTGATTCCAAGACAGCAAAGCTAGAATACCGTCAACTCAGATCGCAGCAGAACGCAACCGTCCTGGAAGTGAAGCCTCTCACGGGACGCAAGCATCAAATCCGTTTGCAGTGGTCGGAACAGGGGCATCCAATTCTGGGTGATCGCAAGTATTCCGCGAATGCAAACTGGCCCAGCGGAATCGCGTTGCACAGTTGGAAACTGTCGATTGTGCACCCCACCCTGAAAGAACGAATGCACTTCGAAGCGGAACCGCCGAGGTGTTGGGATCGCTTTTGGCCATGAGTATTTTCTAGCAAAAACGAAAAACGCCACGGCCCAAAAGGGACATGGCGTTCGAATGTTTTGCTTTCTTTCGCTGGACGTGCCAGATCAGTTTCGAAGCAATTCCTGGATGCCGTAGGTGAAGAATGTTCCGAGGCTAAAGTTCAGCAGTTCTTCTTCACACTTGTATTGCAGGATGAGTGTGTCGCCGGGTTGCACCAACGGTCGGCTACGCGGATCGTTGACGGCTCGGGCAAGATCAACCTCGATGGCAACCTGGCCGTTGCATGGTGTTTGGCGAAGGACATAGAGCATCCCTGGAGGAACGCCACCGACCGAGCGTGCTCCGCCGAGTCCTCCAATCCCACCTCCGCCGCCGGCTTGGCCGATTCCGCCTCCGGCAATCGCCATGGCTCCGAGGACGTCCAAGTCGTAGTCACGTGGCAGTGGAAATTCACCACCGGGGAGCAATCCACCGGTATAGAACACTTCGGTCTCACGATTTTCGATGTAAACGATGTCACCGTCTTGCAGTTCAACGTCCTCTGGAGAGATGTTTGGAATCACTCCGGGCGGCAAACGCAATGGAATACGCAGGACGGATGGGTCTTCCGGAAGTTCCGGCGGGCAAACACACGGATCCAGCATCGCATTGCGTTGGGAAGCGTAGAAGTCGCGAACGAACTGAGCTCGTTTTCGCTTGTCCGCTTCGCTGGCTCGCAGCACCCGCACTTCGTTCTTCGCGTTCAATCCGGGTAGGCCGCCGGTCTCAACCAAGGCGTGCAAAATATCGTTTTTGTACGCGGGAAGCTTGACCAAGCCACCGCTTGCCGAATTGTCACGTCCACGGATGAATTCGCTGGACTGAGCTTGCAAATTGCGTTGGTTGTCGCCCAACCCATCTTCGCGAACCACGATAACATCGTAGGTTCGTTCTTTGATGAGCGTCACGATTGGACGAGCTTTCTCCTCGCGAAGAATGTCGTTTTCCAGGTAGGCTTCCCGAATCTTTTCTCGGACTTGATCCAGTGTCAGTCCTTCGACTTTCAATGGAGCGATCAGAGGAAGTGAAAGCGTGCCGTCTTCCTGAACAGCGATTGGATAGCCAATCGAAGGCGGCAACGTGCTGTCTTGTTCGGGGAAGTTCACCGGAGGTGGTTCCGGTGGAGTGTTCGGTGGGTTGAAGGGCAGAACGCCTTCGATGTAGACACCCAAGATGTCGTCCGGGCCGAGTTGATATTCGCGTGGCGGTTCAAGAGCAAGGAGCGCGATGTCGACCGGCACCAAATTGTTTTTGGGGGCCGGGAAGAACTCTGGCGGTAGACGGTGGGCAGGCACTCCGTCAATGGGTTGAGTCAGTGTTGAGCAACCGGTCAACGAAGCGACCAGAGACGCGGCGACGCCGAGGCCTACCGAGTTGCGAATGTGCTTCCACAAACGCGTTTGAAAAAGGTTGGTGTTCATCCTTGAACTCTCGAAATGTGCAATCGGGTGCTTGGTCGCCCGGACTGGTCAATGGTTGAGGTACGATCAGAAAATCAATCAAACAAGAATTGCATCGATTGATTCTTCGCAGGCGTTTCGACTGCTGGTTCCGCGTCGGCCGATTTGTCTGGTCGGCCAAAGATTTCTTCAATCACGGAGTCGATTTCATCTTGGGTCGGTTCCGCGATATTCGTGCTCACCGGCGTTTGCGTCTCTTTCGGGACGAGATCAACAGGCGTCTCGGAGAACTCGGCCGGAAGATCGCTCAATGAAGTGCTCGGACCCGCATCGTCGTTGTCCAGTGGCAGTGTCTTCATCGAGAATGGATCGTCGGTCGCTGGAGCCTGCACTGGGACTGGCGGAACGATCTTTTCAAACGTCTCTTTGGCTGGCTTCGGTGGATCGATCGCGTCTTCGATGGTGACTTTGCCAGGTACCAGCGTTTCTCCCTCACCAAGTTGAATCCCTGGCGGAAGTGCTGTCGGCGTTGTCACCACTGGGGCCGCGGCAGGAGTTGGTGCCATCGATCCGGTCATCGGCGGATGGGCCGGTCGCGTCGGTGTTTGGATGCGAATCTGGTTGTAGAAGGCGATGCCGTCTTCTTCAGCAGCTTTCACGCCGAGAGGGAAACCTTCGAACCAAGCGTTGACGGCGCTCTGGCCGTCACCAGACTGGTGTTTCCAACCCCAGTAGTGCGGAGACACGACCGCCGGCGTACAACCGGAACCTCCCGTGGCAACGTCGATGTAGCCATCGATGAAGCCTTTGCGTAGGTCCTTCATGTGACGGTGATTCTTGTAGCAGTGAGCGTGACGCAACCAAGCTTTGGTAGCCATGACTTTGTTGCGATGCGAGACCATGAAGTCGTCGATGCAGTCACTGCGAGTGAGCTTGGATTGCAGCCCACCCATGATCGTGCATCCAGTCAGTCCACTGGTCAGGACGCCAGCCACAA containing:
- a CDS encoding outer membrane protein assembly factor BamB family protein, which translates into the protein MFLFFHEPNRRKRLKRLSPLWFCLVLCFGVLACSNVHADDALSAWPTARGDFAATGATATTLAKDLQLLWETKTAEAIESAPVSDGERVYVVDVMGGLEALAFSNGQSVWRHELDTGFSASPSLYLPSLIGEESGRIQTLDVGKVADDPVLNDSWATWLKSERPVLVSGDVEGNVVAWDPATGDRRWEALTDGEISASPSFFIHRSLSDEGAVVIQVRVLVTSQDGSLYCFAMEDGKLVWKYETNDQIRCGASVGDGQTFLGGCDGGLHVVDLRTGQAMREPIPLGGPTGSTPAIRDGQLYVPIMDGVLYAFAHNSDPEEEVSPKWEYLDDERNQEYRGSAAVNQELVVVASRNKTVDAIERETGRRRWRMTLRRRADASPVIAGQDVWVASTDGRLVRLDIATGDEKWNFEIRGAFIGEPAIVGDRLIIADDEGVVRCFGTR
- a CDS encoding coproporphyrinogen-III oxidase family protein, translating into MTTASTQSESREKEPEGSKTEVGSYFISNYPPYSQWKSDSLDDVKQRMQSAPSNENPLGLYLHIPFCRKRCKFCYFKVFTDVNAAEVQRYVDALCNEISMVSQLPVMGDRPFRFVYFGGGTPSFLSPKQLTKLADRLREHITWDGAEEVTFECEPGTLSETKVKTLRDTMGVTRLSLGVENFSDKLLEENGRAHLSKQVFAAWEWIEAAQFPNVNIDLIAGMVGETWENWRDNIRRTIDMSPESVTIYQMELPFNTVYSADILGKKIESPVADWQTKRDWVSYAFDEMTSAGYKVSSAYTLVKDTGKVNFSYRDNLWRGADLLATGIASFGHVAGAHYQNLPHMEQYLSTIEEGNLPLGRGFVPTERQALIREMILLLKRGYLELDYFQNKFGIDIVEEWRSVWGDYVEQGLAELHSDEVRLTREGLLRVDSLLPAFFEPEHQNVRYT
- the folP gene encoding dihydropteroate synthase → MIGPSVWQTSKRRLQIGRRPLVMGILNVTPDSFSDGGRFVQATDSLASQTHVEKVVQAALQMRADGADIIDIGGESTRPYSQPVDAETESARVIPVIERLVSECDVPISIDTSKASVAKQAMIAGAEIINDVTGLEGDPEMAYVAKECESGVCVMHMQGTPQTMQDDPSYEDVVSDIRQYLQDRLQSCLDFEIDRERICLDPGIGFGKSHDHNLELLRATSQFASLGVPILIGHSRKGFIKKVLKRSGRIDEGENGDANYDPLAGSLGVSLAVAAAGAHVIRVHDVAQTVQAMDLFEASGGLGPI
- a CDS encoding RecQ family ATP-dependent DNA helicase, coding for MGDSTPLSRTVHPLDDAQSTLQTVFGHNQFRPSQSAVIQHVLGGEHAMVIMPTGRGKSLCFQIPALLGQGADLTIVLSPLIALMQDQVDQLLERGIDATFINSSLDREERLRRQDNLKSNRYRLLYVTPERFRKTEFEEAIHGRNIRLLAVDEAHCVSQWGHDFRPDYSRVADIRERLGNPTTIALTATATPECRSDITTQLGLQPKQIKLFHEGIDRPNLQIDVLPVMGEDEKRQAILDALTSPPFSSAEAIEGGGILYFSLIKTLSRFSDLLREYGVEHVSYHGDLSRRERKRIQNQFMSGQIPLVLATPAFGMGVDKEDIRLVVHVETPGSIESYYQEIGRAGRDGQPSRCLWLYDQEDLMTQMQFIEWANPDAEFYDRLMFALEDHSDRCIAYGIDWLRRELQRVSPHDHRVDTALAMLDRHGVVAGPREPECFRLIGELPEQFRDNDWLSEKRQRDQKRLYAMVQFASISASERQAFLNDYFLKGKEVL
- a CDS encoding RluA family pseudouridine synthase gives rise to the protein MDGVKVIYEDNHLLVVNKPTKLATMGATGQPTLHGLACDYLRRVYNKPNRVYLGVVSRLDSMTSGVIVFARTSKAASRLTPQFANHSGDGAKKTYLAIVEGQVQSQEGILEDEMYKDEASHRMRVAPHPQPDSKTAKLEYRQLRSQQNATVLEVKPLTGRKHQIRLQWSEQGHPILGDRKYSANANWPSGIALHSWKLSIVHPTLKERMHFEAEPPRCWDRFWP
- a CDS encoding polysaccharide biosynthesis/export family protein — protein: MNTNLFQTRLWKHIRNSVGLGVAASLVASLTGCSTLTQPIDGVPAHRLPPEFFPAPKNNLVPVDIALLALEPPREYQLGPDDILGVYIEGVLPFNPPNTPPEPPPVNFPEQDSTLPPSIGYPIAVQEDGTLSLPLIAPLKVEGLTLDQVREKIREAYLENDILREEKARPIVTLIKERTYDVIVVREDGLGDNQRNLQAQSSEFIRGRDNSASGGLVKLPAYKNDILHALVETGGLPGLNAKNEVRVLRASEADKRKRAQFVRDFYASQRNAMLDPCVCPPELPEDPSVLRIPLRLPPGVIPNISPEDVELQDGDIVYIENRETEVFYTGGLLPGGEFPLPRDYDLDVLGAMAIAGGGIGQAGGGGGIGGLGGARSVGGVPPGMLYVLRQTPCNGQVAIEVDLARAVNDPRSRPLVQPGDTLILQYKCEEELLNFSLGTFFTYGIQELLRN